A genomic region of Bacteroidales bacterium contains the following coding sequences:
- a CDS encoding prolyl oligopeptidase family serine peptidase gives MKRFIFLAFIVFASQVSAQDSISYVAVKSCMVAGPVFLQKPVLVDSINIFDKKYDAKQILGTKVSSSIVMQQSKEKQADPVSGYFTSGIGSGHQSSLHFFNFVVTAKGFTKIKLKVSSPQAFEIYVGGEKVLDKYSTQKSLDKAASVEWSSNVEPKSYEISIKCLSMATDSIPPSIKIDIKPDQPQKIFASATSGQRPFTLYDILEGERPTSTSISPDGKYVLLNTTVVLPKGKRSSQVKVMNATTGAVILNSSGDRGWRWMPRGSRLYSTTTGTTGRNLYVLDLSVMQEKLLAEDLPEGYFYWSPDETYLIFSITDKAPESKDGGVHQILTPQDRQAGWRNRSFLYHYDLATGVLRPLTFGYRSSYLSAISPDAKSIVFSTGRDHYSERPFSLRSFFHLHLNTMEVDTLWHDIKYGSVSGFSPDGKQLLLSGGPESFDKIGLDERVTGIPNPSDGQAYIYDLASKEIKAITRDFNPSIQNMYWNKVDNNIYFLTTDEDYVNVYRYQVKKDRFEKLDLPADVVQNISIADEALVLTGVGQNTSYASRAFRVDLKNSKTVILDNPMKPVMDQLTLGPVEDWNFQASDGTEIKGRIYYPYDFQKDKKYPMIVYYYGGTTPVNRGFDGRYSFHLYATMGYIVYVIQPSGAIGFGQEFSARHINAWGEYTADNIIEGTKKVCEAHPFVDRTKVGCIGASYGGFMTMYLQTRTDIFAAAVSHAGISDITSYWGEGYWGYSYNGYAAADSYPWNNADLFVGQSPLFSADKINTPLLLLHGDADTNVPVGESIQMFTALKILGKPVEFISIAGENHHIMDYDKRIRWNNSIFAWFAKWLQNDPIWWNEMYPKKNF, from the coding sequence ATGAAACGTTTTATTTTTCTGGCTTTTATTGTTTTTGCATCTCAGGTATCTGCGCAGGATAGTATATCCTATGTAGCAGTAAAAAGTTGTATGGTCGCAGGACCTGTTTTTCTTCAGAAGCCTGTCTTAGTTGACTCTATCAATATTTTTGACAAGAAATATGATGCAAAACAGATATTAGGGACAAAAGTATCATCCTCTATAGTGATGCAACAATCTAAAGAAAAACAAGCTGATCCGGTTTCCGGCTACTTTACTTCCGGGATCGGGTCTGGACATCAGTCATCATTGCATTTTTTTAATTTTGTGGTCACGGCTAAGGGCTTTACCAAAATAAAACTGAAGGTTTCTTCTCCCCAAGCGTTTGAGATCTATGTGGGTGGAGAAAAAGTCCTGGATAAATACTCTACGCAAAAGAGCCTGGATAAGGCAGCATCTGTCGAATGGTCATCCAATGTGGAACCTAAAAGCTATGAAATTTCAATAAAATGCCTTTCCATGGCAACCGATTCCATTCCTCCATCCATAAAAATCGATATAAAACCGGATCAACCCCAGAAAATATTTGCCAGTGCAACATCTGGTCAGCGTCCTTTTACATTATACGATATACTGGAAGGAGAACGTCCTACCAGCACATCCATCTCGCCTGACGGAAAATATGTACTTCTGAATACTACCGTTGTTCTTCCCAAAGGGAAAAGAAGTTCCCAGGTGAAGGTAATGAATGCAACGACCGGGGCAGTGATTCTAAATAGTAGTGGCGACCGGGGATGGCGGTGGATGCCTAGAGGAAGTCGTTTGTATTCTACCACCACGGGAACTACCGGAAGAAATTTGTATGTACTGGATCTTTCGGTAATGCAGGAAAAATTATTGGCCGAAGACCTTCCCGAAGGATATTTTTACTGGTCTCCTGACGAGACTTACCTCATATTTTCCATTACCGATAAGGCACCGGAAAGCAAGGACGGCGGCGTCCATCAGATATTAACTCCACAAGACCGGCAGGCAGGGTGGAGGAACAGGAGTTTTCTCTATCACTATGACCTTGCAACAGGAGTGCTTCGGCCGCTTACTTTTGGTTACCGGAGTTCATACTTGAGTGCCATCAGTCCTGATGCAAAGTCCATCGTTTTTTCTACCGGCAGGGACCATTATTCTGAGCGCCCCTTCTCTCTGAGATCTTTTTTTCACTTGCATCTCAATACGATGGAGGTAGATACGCTATGGCATGATATTAAATACGGGAGCGTTTCCGGATTTTCACCGGATGGGAAGCAATTGCTCCTTTCGGGAGGTCCTGAATCATTCGATAAGATAGGATTGGATGAAAGGGTGACCGGTATTCCGAATCCCAGTGACGGGCAGGCGTATATTTATGACCTCGCTTCAAAGGAAATCAAGGCAATTACCCGCGATTTCAATCCTTCCATACAAAATATGTATTGGAATAAAGTCGATAATAATATCTATTTCCTGACTACAGATGAAGATTATGTGAATGTTTACCGCTATCAGGTGAAAAAAGACAGGTTTGAAAAATTAGATCTGCCGGCTGATGTGGTCCAGAATATCAGTATTGCAGATGAAGCACTGGTACTTACCGGGGTAGGGCAGAATACATCATACGCCTCAAGGGCTTTTCGTGTTGATTTGAAGAACAGTAAAACAGTCATTCTGGATAATCCGATGAAGCCGGTAATGGATCAATTAACCCTTGGACCTGTCGAAGATTGGAATTTTCAGGCATCTGATGGTACGGAAATTAAAGGTCGTATTTATTACCCGTACGATTTTCAAAAAGATAAAAAATACCCGATGATAGTATATTATTACGGAGGGACTACGCCGGTTAACCGAGGTTTTGACGGGCGTTATTCCTTCCACCTTTATGCTACAATGGGATATATTGTGTATGTGATACAACCCAGCGGGGCCATTGGGTTCGGACAGGAATTCTCAGCACGCCATATCAATGCCTGGGGTGAATATACGGCGGATAACATCATTGAAGGGACAAAAAAAGTTTGTGAGGCACATCCGTTTGTTGACCGTACAAAGGTCGGCTGTATCGGGGCGTCTTACGGTGGTTTTATGACCATGTACCTGCAAACCCGTACTGATATTTTTGCGGCTGCTGTTTCGCATGCCGGGATCAGTGATATTACCAGTTATTGGGGCGAAGGTTACTGGGGTTATTCGTATAATGGATATGCGGCTGCTGATTCCTATCCGTGGAACAATGCGGATTTATTTGTTGGACAAAGCCCGCTTTTCTCTGCGGATAAAATAAACACTCCCCTCCTTTTATTACATGGGGATGCGGATACCAATGTACCGGTTGGTGAAAGTATCCAAATGTTTACCGCCCTGAAAATATTAGGAAAGCCTGTAGAGTTCATCTCCATAGCAGGGGAAAACCACCATATCATGGATTATGACAAGCGTATACGATGGAATAACAGCATATTCGCCTGGTTTGCCAAATGGCTTCAGAATGACCCTATCTGGTGGAATGAAATGTACCCGAAAAAGAATTTCTGA
- the rplQ gene encoding 50S ribosomal protein L17 — protein MRHAKKINHLGRTNTHRKAMLSNMASSLIMHKRITTTTAKAKALKVYVEPLITRSKNDTTHSRRVVFSYLQDKDAVSELFRDISPKIMDRPGGYTRILKTGFRKGDAAEMCIIELVDYNENMLAAKDTKAKSTTTRRSRRGGTKKAAGATTAEAATPAAEAAPKAKAKKAEKVEAVKTEETVVEAPEVKEEVKEEETAVKTEEQPKEEVKEEEAPSEEKEEKKEE, from the coding sequence ATGAGACACGCAAAAAAGATAAATCACCTGGGTCGCACCAATACGCACCGTAAGGCGATGTTGTCCAATATGGCTTCGTCGTTGATTATGCACAAACGCATTACCACCACCACTGCGAAAGCCAAGGCATTAAAAGTATATGTAGAGCCATTGATTACCCGCTCAAAAAATGATACTACCCATTCACGCCGCGTAGTTTTCAGTTACCTGCAGGATAAAGATGCTGTTTCTGAACTGTTCCGTGATATTTCTCCGAAGATCATGGATCGTCCGGGCGGTTACACCAGGATACTGAAAACAGGATTCCGTAAAGGCGATGCTGCTGAAATGTGTATCATTGAATTGGTAGACTATAATGAAAACATGTTGGCTGCCAAGGATACGAAGGCTAAGAGTACTACCACACGTAGAAGCAGACGCGGAGGTACCAAGAAAGCTGCCGGTGCAACGACAGCCGAAGCCGCTACTCCTGCTGCTGAAGCAGCTCCTAAGGCTAAAGCCAAGAAAGCTGAAAAGGTAGAAGCAGTAAAAACCGAAGAAACTGTTGTTGAAGCTCCTGAAGTAAAGGAAGAGGTGAAGGAAGAAGAGACAGCAGTAAAAACGGAAGAGCAGCCTAAAGAAGAGGTGAAGGAAGAAGAGGCTCCTTCTGAAGAAAAAGAGGAAAAGAAAGAAGAATAA
- a CDS encoding DNA-directed RNA polymerase subunit alpha: MAILAFQRPDKVVMLEADDKHGKFEFRPLEPGYGITVGNALRRILLSSLEGFAITKIKIDGVQHEFSTIPGVVEDVTEIVLNLKQIRLKQLDEATESESIHVVLNGQSEFKAGDLDKFLVGFKVLNPDLVICTMDNNVKLQMKVDIEKGRGYVPAEENMPENAEIGLVAIDSIYTPIKNVKYAIENYRVEQKTDYEKLVIELDTDGSIHPKEALKEAAKILIHHFMLFSDEKITLETEEKQVADEFDEEILHMRQLLKTRLVDMDLSVRALNCLKAAEVDTLGDLVKFSKNDLLKFRNFGKKSLTELDELLESMNLNFGMDIAKYKLDKD, translated from the coding sequence ATGGCGATTTTAGCTTTTCAAAGACCCGATAAGGTGGTTATGCTCGAAGCCGATGATAAACACGGCAAATTCGAGTTTCGTCCACTAGAACCTGGCTACGGTATTACAGTAGGTAATGCCTTACGGAGGATATTATTGTCTTCCTTGGAAGGGTTTGCTATCACCAAGATCAAAATAGACGGTGTGCAGCACGAATTTTCCACTATTCCGGGAGTAGTGGAAGATGTGACCGAAATAGTCCTGAATCTGAAACAAATTCGTCTGAAACAACTTGATGAAGCTACGGAAAGTGAGTCGATTCATGTTGTGCTCAATGGGCAGTCCGAATTCAAAGCCGGTGATCTGGATAAATTCCTGGTAGGATTTAAAGTATTGAATCCTGACCTGGTAATTTGTACCATGGACAATAATGTGAAGCTTCAGATGAAGGTTGACATTGAAAAAGGGCGCGGTTATGTTCCTGCTGAAGAAAATATGCCTGAAAATGCGGAAATAGGATTAGTTGCGATCGATTCCATTTATACACCGATCAAAAACGTCAAATATGCGATTGAGAATTATCGTGTAGAACAAAAGACGGACTATGAAAAACTGGTGATAGAATTGGATACAGATGGCTCTATTCATCCGAAAGAAGCACTTAAAGAGGCTGCAAAAATATTGATCCATCATTTCATGCTTTTCTCAGATGAAAAGATCACTCTTGAAACTGAAGAAAAACAGGTAGCCGATGAATTCGATGAAGAAATTCTTCACATGCGTCAATTACTCAAAACACGGTTGGTAGATATGGATCTATCGGTACGTGCACTTAACTGCTTGAAAGCAGCTGAAGTGGATACTTTGGGTGATTTGGTCAAATTCAGCAAAAACGACTTATTGAAGTTCCGTAATTTCGGAAAAAAATCCCTTACCGAACTGGATGAGTTATTAGAAAGTATGAATTTGAATTTTGGAATGGATATAGCAAAATATAAATTAGATAAGGATTAA